One Streptomyces sp. V4I8 genomic window carries:
- a CDS encoding molybdopterin-binding protein: MQSYTIGQAARLLGVSPDTARRWADAGRVATHRDESGRRLIDGKDLAAFSVELAKTGGGGGGEEDVSYTSVRNAFPGIVTAVKLGDVAAQVEIQAGPHRLVSLLTREAVEELGLEVGVEATARVKSTNVHIDRS; encoded by the coding sequence ATGCAGTCCTACACGATCGGCCAGGCCGCGCGTCTGCTCGGAGTGAGCCCCGACACCGCCCGACGGTGGGCCGACGCCGGCCGGGTCGCCACACACCGGGACGAGAGCGGACGACGCCTCATCGACGGAAAGGATCTGGCCGCCTTCTCCGTGGAGCTGGCCAAGACCGGCGGTGGCGGTGGCGGTGAGGAGGACGTCTCGTACACGTCCGTCCGCAATGCCTTCCCCGGCATCGTCACCGCCGTCAAGCTCGGCGACGTCGCCGCCCAGGTGGAGATCCAGGCGGGGCCGCACCGGCTGGTGTCGCTACTGACACGGGAGGCCGTGGAGGAGTTGGGGCTGGAGGTCGGCGTGGAGGCCACCGCCCGGGTGAAGTCGACGAACGTCCACATCGACCGTTCCTGA
- a CDS encoding aldehyde dehydrogenase family protein encodes MSVILREPIGVIGVVTPWNYPLLMAPWKIAPILAAGDTLVIKPSEQTPLTTLEFAELVADLLPAGVLNVVNGYGFVVGARLAEHPDVSMIALTGSVAAGRAVARAAADTLKRVHLELGGKAPVVIFPDADLAAAASSLRVAGFWNSGQECGAACRVLVHESVAEQFVEQLVGEVQALVVGEPASGEDVEVGPMVSKAHFDRVTGYLERAKKEGIGVATGGGAIDGPGYFVAPTVLVDVPEGAEVAREEIFGPVVTVETFTDEEEAVRRATDVPLGLSASVWTEKARRSHDIAASPDFGTVWVNSHLVLAREVPWGGFKGSGYGRDLLIHALDDFSRTKHVMHNHGR; translated from the coding sequence TTGTCGGTCATCCTGCGCGAACCGATCGGGGTGATCGGCGTGGTCACCCCGTGGAACTACCCGTTGCTCATGGCGCCATGGAAGATCGCGCCCATTCTCGCGGCCGGCGACACCCTGGTCATCAAGCCGTCCGAGCAGACCCCGCTGACCACCCTGGAGTTCGCCGAACTCGTCGCCGATCTTCTGCCTGCGGGTGTGTTGAACGTCGTGAACGGCTACGGCTTTGTCGTGGGAGCCCGGCTCGCCGAGCATCCGGACGTGAGCATGATCGCCCTGACCGGTTCGGTCGCCGCCGGTCGCGCCGTCGCCCGGGCAGCCGCCGACACTCTCAAGCGCGTCCATCTCGAACTCGGCGGCAAGGCACCGGTGGTGATCTTCCCGGACGCCGATCTCGCGGCCGCCGCGTCGTCTCTGCGCGTCGCCGGCTTCTGGAACTCGGGCCAGGAGTGCGGCGCCGCCTGCCGCGTACTGGTCCACGAGTCGGTCGCCGAGCAATTCGTGGAGCAACTCGTCGGCGAGGTACAGGCGTTGGTCGTCGGCGAGCCGGCCTCCGGTGAGGACGTGGAGGTCGGCCCCATGGTCTCCAAGGCCCACTTCGACCGGGTCACCGGGTACTTGGAACGGGCGAAGAAGGAAGGCATCGGTGTGGCGACCGGGGGCGGGGCCATCGACGGGCCCGGCTACTTCGTCGCCCCCACCGTGCTGGTCGACGTCCCCGAAGGAGCAGAGGTCGCCCGCGAGGAGATCTTCGGCCCGGTGGTCACCGTGGAGACCTTCACCGACGAGGAGGAGGCGGTACGGCGGGCCACCGACGTCCCGCTCGGCCTGTCGGCGTCGGTGTGGACCGAGAAGGCGCGCCGCAGCCACGACATCGCCGCAAGTCCCGACTTCGGAACCGTCTGGGTCAACTCGCATCTCGTGCTGGCCAGGGAGGTCCCCTGGGGCGGATTCAAGGGATCCGGATACGGCCGGGACCTGTTGATCCACGCGCTGGACGACTTCTCGCGCACCAAGCACGTCATGCACAACCACGGACGCTGA
- a CDS encoding aldehyde dehydrogenase family protein → MVDPSTESVIHQIPEGTSGDIDRAVAAAVRAKNEWGRLVPKARAEVLHAIAARVAENAGLLARLESANTGKPLAVSRDDVGMTIDTFRFMAGAGRATTSMAGR, encoded by the coding sequence GTGGTCGACCCGAGCACGGAGAGTGTCATCCACCAGATCCCCGAGGGCACCTCCGGGGACATCGACCGAGCGGTGGCAGCGGCCGTAAGGGCCAAGAACGAGTGGGGTCGGCTGGTCCCCAAGGCCCGCGCGGAGGTGTTGCACGCCATCGCCGCCCGGGTGGCCGAGAATGCCGGACTCCTGGCCAGGCTGGAGTCGGCGAACACCGGCAAGCCGCTCGCGGTGTCGCGGGACGACGTCGGCATGACCATCGACACCTTCCGCTTCATGGCCGGTGCGGGGCGCGCGACGACCTCCATGGCGGGCCGGTGA
- a CDS encoding GntR family transcriptional regulator, which produces MQQVATGPAGGKAGGGAPGGGASRGAEPGGAHLGGAEFGGELSLAERAYRAIRDRLVMLEIRPGAPINEEQLGQSLGVGRTPVREALKRLQYERLITTYPRRGTFATEVNITDLAHISEVRQELEPLAAAQAARRATAVDRTTLTALRRELERVDPRQDDAAGLMHLDLQVHRAVYAAAHNPYLEDTLVRHDNLATRIWCLFIDRLPDMAGHVEEHGPLIDAIVAGEPDKAARLARSHVEDFERAIREAI; this is translated from the coding sequence ATGCAGCAGGTGGCGACCGGGCCCGCAGGCGGGAAAGCCGGAGGTGGAGCACCCGGAGGCGGAGCGTCGCGGGGCGCGGAGCCGGGCGGCGCGCATCTGGGGGGCGCGGAGTTCGGGGGTGAGCTGTCCCTCGCCGAGCGCGCCTACCGTGCCATCCGCGACCGGCTCGTCATGCTCGAGATCCGCCCGGGCGCGCCGATCAACGAGGAGCAGTTGGGGCAGTCCCTCGGCGTCGGACGGACGCCGGTGCGCGAGGCGCTCAAGCGGCTCCAGTACGAGCGGCTGATCACGACCTACCCCCGACGCGGCACCTTCGCCACCGAGGTCAACATCACCGACCTGGCCCATATCTCCGAGGTCCGCCAGGAGTTGGAGCCCCTCGCCGCCGCCCAGGCCGCACGACGCGCCACAGCCGTGGACCGGACGACCCTGACAGCCCTGCGCCGCGAGCTGGAGCGCGTGGATCCCCGTCAGGACGACGCCGCCGGGCTCATGCACCTCGACCTACAGGTCCACCGCGCCGTCTACGCCGCCGCGCACAACCCGTACCTGGAGGACACGCTCGTCCGCCACGACAACCTCGCCACCCGCATCTGGTGCCTGTTCATCGACCGGCTGCCCGACATGGCCGGCCATGTGGAGGAGCACGGACCGTTGATCGACGCGATCGTCGCCGGCGAGCCCGACAAGGCGGCCCGACTGGCCCGTAGTCACGTCGAGGACTTCGAGCGGGCCATTCGCGAGGCCATCTGA
- the glyA gene encoding serine hydroxymethyltransferase, protein MATSPSTSTLTSPLALPLRELDPDVATAVDAELRRQQSTLEMIASENFAPAAVMEAQGSVLTNKYAEGYPGRRYYGGCEHVDVIEQLAIARVKALFGAEAANVQPHSGAQANAAAMFALLKPGDTILGLDLAHGGHLTHGMRINFSGKLYNVVPYHVRESDLRIDMDEVEQLALAHRPRMIVAGWSAYPRRLDFAEFRRIADAVGAYLMVDMAHFAGLVAAGLHPSPVPYADVVTTTTHKTLGGPRGGVILSRADLAKKINSAVFPGQQGGPLEHVIAAKAVAFKVAAGAEFRERQQRTLDGARILAGRLLADDVAEAGITVLTGGTEVHLVLVDLRRSTLDGQQAEDRLHRIGITVNRNAVPFDPRPPMVSSGLRIGTPALATRGFGDAEFREVADIIAQALKEEQLGDERAGQLRDRVEKLASAFPLYPHLSPLNGDAA, encoded by the coding sequence ATGGCAACCAGCCCGTCGACCAGCACTCTCACCTCCCCCCTCGCCCTCCCGCTCAGGGAACTCGACCCGGACGTCGCCACCGCGGTCGACGCCGAACTGCGCCGCCAGCAGTCCACGCTGGAGATGATCGCCTCGGAGAACTTCGCCCCGGCCGCCGTCATGGAGGCCCAGGGCTCGGTGCTGACCAACAAGTACGCCGAGGGCTACCCCGGCCGCCGCTACTACGGCGGCTGCGAACACGTCGACGTCATCGAGCAGCTGGCCATCGCCCGGGTGAAGGCACTCTTCGGCGCCGAGGCCGCGAACGTCCAGCCGCACTCGGGCGCCCAGGCCAACGCCGCCGCGATGTTCGCGCTGCTCAAGCCCGGCGACACCATTCTCGGCCTCGACCTGGCGCACGGCGGTCATCTGACCCACGGCATGCGCATCAACTTCAGCGGCAAGCTGTACAACGTCGTGCCGTACCACGTGCGCGAGTCCGACCTGCGCATCGACATGGACGAGGTCGAGCAGCTCGCCCTCGCGCACCGGCCCAGGATGATCGTCGCCGGCTGGTCGGCGTACCCGCGACGGCTGGACTTCGCCGAGTTCCGGCGGATCGCCGACGCGGTGGGCGCGTACCTGATGGTGGACATGGCGCACTTCGCCGGGCTCGTGGCCGCAGGCCTCCACCCGAGCCCGGTGCCGTACGCCGACGTCGTCACGACCACCACCCATAAGACCCTGGGCGGCCCGCGCGGCGGTGTCATCCTCAGCCGCGCCGACCTCGCCAAGAAGATCAACTCCGCGGTCTTCCCCGGCCAGCAGGGCGGCCCGCTGGAGCACGTCATCGCCGCGAAGGCCGTCGCCTTCAAGGTGGCCGCGGGCGCGGAGTTCCGGGAGCGCCAGCAGCGCACGCTGGACGGCGCCCGCATCCTCGCCGGACGGCTGCTGGCCGACGACGTCGCCGAGGCGGGCATCACCGTCCTGACCGGCGGCACCGAAGTCCACCTCGTCCTCGTCGACCTGCGCAGGTCGACGCTCGACGGACAGCAGGCCGAGGACCGGCTGCACCGGATCGGCATCACCGTCAACCGCAACGCGGTGCCGTTCGACCCCCGCCCGCCGATGGTCTCCTCGGGTCTGCGGATCGGCACCCCCGCCCTGGCCACCCGCGGATTCGGGGACGCGGAGTTCCGGGAGGTCGCCGAC